gcggggtatttattaaactatagtagggtttctgtagcaaacacccccagctgtaccggtgcaggaatggctgccccgggctacacagcggggtatttatataaaactatagtagggtttctgtagcaaacacccccactgtaccggtgcaggaatggctgccctcgGGGGctcacagcggggtatttatataaactatagtagggtttctgtagcaaacacccagcctgtaccagtgcaggaatggctgcccccggggctacacagcggggtatttatatataactatagtagggtttctgtagcaaacaccccagctgtaccagtgcaggaatggctgcccccggggctacacagcggggtatttatataaactatagtaagggttctgtagcaaacaccccagctgtaccagtgcaggaatggctgccccggggctacacatgggggggtatttatataaactatagtagggtttctgtagcaaaacaccccagctgtaccggtgcaaggaaggctgccccggggctacacagcggggtatttatataaactatagtagggtttctgtagcaaacaccccgctgtacagtgcaggaatggctgcccccggggctacacagcgggtaatttatataaactatagtagggtttctgtagcaaacaccccagctgtaccagtgcaggaatggctgcccccggggctacacagcggggtattatataaactatagtagggtttctgtagcaacaccccagctgtacgcAGTGCAGGAAATGGCTGcccccccgggctacacagcggggtatttatataaactatagtagggtttctgtagcaaacaccccagctgtacagtGCAGAgccggctgccccggggctacacagcggggtatttatataaactatagtaagggtatttctgtagcaaacacccagctgtaccagtgcaggaacggctgccccggggctacacagcggggtatttatataaaactatagtagggtttctgtagcaaaccccagctgtaccagtgcaggaatggctgccccggggcctacaccagcggggtatttatataaactatagtagggtttctgtagcaaacaccccagctgtacccgGTGCAGaatgctgcccccggggctacagcaggggtatttatataaactatagtagggtttctgtagcaaacacccagctgtaccggtgcaggaatggctgcccgggctacacagcggggtatttatataaactatagtagggtttctgtagcaaacaccccaagctgtaccggtgcaggaatggctgccccggggctacacagcggggtatttatataaactatagtaggtttctgtagcaaacaccctagctgtaccagtgcaggaatggctgcccccggggctacacagcggggtatttatataaactatagtagggtttctgtagcaaacacccagctgtaccagtgcaggaatggctgcccccggggctacacagcgggtatttaatataaactatagtagggtttctgtagcaaacaccccagctgtaccagtgcaggaatggctgcccccgggctacacagcggggtatttatataaactatagtagggtttctgtagcaaaacacccAGCCTGTACGGTgcggaatggctgccccggggctacaacAGCggggtattttatataaaaactatagtagggtttgtcGAACACCCCAGCTGTAACCATGCAAGAAGGCTCCCCCGGCGGCTAACAGCggggtattttatataaactatagtagggtttctgtagcaacccccagctgtaccagtgcaggaacggctgccccggggctaccaacaggggtatttatataactatagtagggttctgtagcaaacaccccagctgtacagtGCAGGAATggtgcccccggggctacaccagCGGGGGTATCTATATAAAATCTTAGGTAGGGTTTCTGGTAGCaaaaaccccagctgtaccggtgcaggaatggctgccccggggctacacagcgggtaatttatataaactatagtagggtttctgtgcAAAACAACCAGCTTGTACAGTGGCAAGGAATGGCTGCcgcccggggctacacagcagctttattatataaattataggtaGTGTTactactgtagcaaacacaccagttttaccagtgcagggcaacagtgcttatattttttattactttaaagctctttcattttttagtgttactgttcctttaacccctgAAAGGCACGAGGGAAACCTATACCCCTATATGGAATCAAAGGCAccacgtttgcccaggagcagtaacccatagcaaccaacaagatatttgcttttaaacagcggaccagtaaattctagctgctgattggttgctatgggttactgctcctgggcaaactcttATTACATAAACAGGTTCCAGAGTTTGGCACTGGGGGGGGTCCCATAGATAATGAGTGAGTGGGGAGCTGCGGGTATCACCAGTACCAGTCATGTCTCTCCCCCCCCGGGCTGAATATAATGGTATGTCCCACTCCTTGTCCCAATGAAGGTGGCGGTGGCGGATCTGCTGGAAGCGACGTCGGGGGCCGATATCCTGGTGTTCGTCATCCCCCATCAGTTCATTGGGGGGGTCTGCGACCAACTGGCCGGGCACATCAAGGCAGAAGCTTTTGGCATTTCCCTCATTAAggtgagcccccccccccggtttaTAATTAGTGGGGAAAAGGGGTAAAACAAGGTCCCAATGTAAAGAAGCCCTTTTTGCAGAAcctggggtgcagggagttaaaGGGACTATACCAAGGTGTCAGGGGCATAGGGGTCCCAGGCAATGTGGTGGGGGGGCAGGCTGGTGAGTGCCTGTGAGTGGGTGCAGGGACCCTTGGAGCCACACCCCCCATAAGAGTCACACAGACCTACAACCCCCAAAGCCACACCTACTTGGAACCACACCCCTTATCTACATAGCCATGCTTCCTTTTTATTGAGCCACACCCCTTATCCACATAGCCATGCTTCCTTTTCTTGAGCCACACCCCTTACCCACATAGCCATGCTTTCTTTTCTTGAGCCACACCCCTTATCCACATAGCCATGCTTTCTTTTCTTGAGCCACACCCCTTATCCACATAGCCATGCTTCCTTTTTATTGAGCCACACCCCTTATCCACATAGCCATGCTTCCTTTTCTTGAGCCACACCCCTTATCCACATAGCCATGCTTTCTTTTTATTGAGCCACACCCCTTATCTACATAGCCATGCTTCCTTTTAATTGAGCCACACCCCTTATCCACATCGCCATGCTTCCTTTTCTTGAGCCACACCCCTTATCCACATAGCCATGCTTCCTTTTCTTGAGCCACACCCCTTATCCACATAGCCAtgcctttccctttttcttgAGCCACACCCCTCATCTACATAGCCATGCTTCTTTCTGAGCACACCCTTACCCACATAGCCAGCTTTCTTTTCTTGAGCCACACCCCTTATCCACATAGCCATGCTTTCTTTTCCTTGAGCCACACCCCTTATCACATAGCCATGCTTTCTTTTCTTGAGCCACACCCTTATCCCCATAGCCATGCTTCTTTTTTATTGAGCCACACCCCTTATCCACATAGCCATGCTTTTCCTTTCTTGAGCCACACCCCTTATCCACATAGCCATGCTTTCTTTTTATTGAGCCACACCCCTTATCTACATAGCCATGCTTCCTTTTAATTGAGCCACACCCCTTATCCACATCGCCATGCTTTCCTTTTCTTGAGCCACACCCCTTATCCACATAGCCATGCTTCCTTTTCTTGAGCCACACCCCTTATCCACATAGCCATGCTCCTTTTCTTGAACAACACCCCTTATCCACATAGCCATGCTTCCTTTTCTTGAGCCACACCCCTTATCCACATAGCCATGCTTCCTTTTCTTGAACCACACCCCTTTATCCACATAGCCATGCTCCTTTTCTTGAGCCACACCCTCATCTACATAGCCATGCTTCTTTTTTCTTGAGCCACACCTTATTCTAGATAGCCATGCTCTTTTCTTGAAGCCACACCCCTCATCTAAATAGCCATGCTTCCTTTCTTGAGCCACACCCCTTATCACATAGCCATGCTTCCTTTCTTGAGCACCACCCCTCATCTACATAGCCATGCTTCCTTTTCTTGAGCCACACCCCTTATCCACATAGCCATGCTTCCTTTTCTTGAGCCACACCCTCATCTATGCCATGCTTCCTTTTTTCTTTGAGCCACACCCCTTTATCCACATAGCATGCTTCCTTTTCTTTGAGCCACACCCCTTATCTACATAGCCATGCTTCCTTTTCTTGAGCCACACCCCTTATCTACATAGCCATGCCTTTCCTTTTCTTGAGCCACACCCCTTATCCACATAGCAGCTTCCTttttaggccacacccctcaaTCTACAAGCATGCTTCCTTTTCTTGAGCCACACCCCTTATCCACATAGCCATGCTTCCTTTTCTTCGAGCCACACCCCTTATCCACATAGCCATGCTTCCTTTTCTTGAGCCACACCCCTTATCTACATAGCCATGCTCCTTTTCTTGAGCCACACCCTTATCCACATAGCCATGCTTCCTTTTCTTGGAGCCACACCCCTTATCTTACATAGCCATGCTTCCTTTTCTGAGCCACACCCCTTAATCACATAGCCATGCTTCCTTTTCTTGAGCCACACCCCTTATCCACATAGCCATGCTTCCTTTTCTTGACCAACCTTATCCACATAGCCATGCTTCCTTTTCTTGAGCCACACCCCTTATCCACATAGCCATGCTTCCTTTCGGTGAGCCACACCCCTTATCTACATAGCCATGCTTCCTTTTTTCTTTGAGCCACACCCTTATCTACATAGCCATGCTTCCTTTTCTTGAGCCACACCCCTTATCTACATAGCCATGCTTCCTTTTCTTGAGCCACACCCCTTATCTACATAGCCATGCTTCCTTTTCTTGAGCCACACCCCTTATCTACATAGCCATGCTTCCTTTTTATTGAGCCACACCCCTTATCTACATAGCCATGCTTCCTTTTCTTGAGCCAACCCCTTATCTTACATAGCCATGCTTCCTTTTTTAATTGAGCCACACCCCTTATCTACATAGCCATGCTTCCTTTTCTTGAGCCACACCCCTCATCTCATAGCCATGCTTCCTTTTCTTGAGCAGCACCCCTTATCCACATAGCCATGCTTCCTTTTCTTGAGCCACACCCCTAATCTACATAGCCATGCTTCCTTTTCTTGAGCCACACCCCTTATCCACATAGCCATGCTTCCTTTTCTTGAGCCACACCCCTTATCCACATAGCCATGCTTCCTTTTCTTGAGCCACACCCCTTATCCACATAGCCATGCTTCCTTTTCTTGAGCCACACCCCTTATCTACATAGCCATGCTTCCTTTTCTTGAGCCACACCCCTTATCCACATAGCCATGCTTCCTTTTTATTGAGCCCCGCCTCCTACCTTGGGACCATACCTCATACATATAATGCCACTTCTATCCAAGAGCAATGCCTCCTAACCATGAAACCACACCCCCTACACATAGGCCACGCCTCTAGCTTCAAGCCAAACTATGGTTCCTTGGAAAGCAGAAATAAGTGTTAAGGGCAGTAACAGAGTGGGACGGGGGTAGGTAGGTGCCAAGGGCACAGTTGGTGTGGGTGGCAGAGTATTGGGGTTCAGTCCCTTGTGTGTATATGGGGAAGGATTAGATGAGGCTGCGTATGAGGGGAATATTGGGGGACAGTAAGTCCCTTGGGTCCAACCCGCCCACTCACTGTGTTTGCCCTTAGGGGGTGGATGAGGGACCGGACGGACTGAAACTGATCTCGGAGATTATTCGGGAAAAACTCGCCATCGAGATGAGTGTTCTGATGGGGGCAAATATCGCCAGCGAGGTGGCCAACGAGAAGTTCTGTGAAACCACAATCGGTAAGGAACTCAATCAGGTGGGGGGAACTGGGGGGCAGGATATCAATAACCAAATTTGGGGCAGTTTATTAGAAATTCAGTGCTCCTTGCTGCCCCAGGAGTCCAATTCTACCCTGGCACCATACAGGGCTCCCTGGCCCTAGGGTATTTAATAGGTTGGTACAAAGGGCACTTGTTCCCAAACAAGAAAAGGTTTTGGGCACATTGGTTACTGCTGCCAACTTGCCTTTGGGTCCTGGGTATTATTCCAGTGTATACAGGGCACCGCGGGGTTAACTCCAGCGACCCCCTCCCACAAACCAAATACACACTGGTAGGTTATACATTGGCTACTGATGCACTTGGCCCTAGTGcgtgggaccttagattgtaagctcactggggcagggattgatgggtatgggatagggaccttagattgtaagctcactggggcaggggctgatgggaatgtgatagggaccttagattgtaagctcactggggcaggggctgatgggaatgggatagggaccttagattgtaagctcactggggcaggggctgatgggaatgggatagggaccttagattgtaagctcactggggcagggactgatgggaatgtgatagggaccttagattgtaagctcactggggcagggactgatgggaatgtgatagggaccttagattgtaagctcactggggcaggggctgatgggaatggtagggaccttagattgtaagctcactggggcagggactgatgggaatgggatagggaccttagattgtaagctcactggggcaggggctgatgggaatgggaatagggaccttagattgtaactcACTGGGTGCAGGGCtcgatggaatgggataggggccctTAGATTTGTAGCTCACTGGGGCATGGGCTTGATGGGCCATGGGAATAGGGACTGATTGGGTAAGCctactggggcagggctgatgggaaatgggatagggaacttagatgtaagctcactgggcaggggctgatgggaatgggatatgggaccttagattgtaagctcactggggcagggctgatgggaatgggatagggaccttagattgtaagctcactggggcaggggctgatgtataACAGGCTATAGCAATAACAGGCTGCTCTGCCCAATGCCGTGTGTGGGTGCCGGGGCCAGAGGTGCCCATAGGATTCCGAGGGCTGGCCGcccttggggagggggggggttggttaaTAAGAGCTCCATGCTCACATGACCTATGAGTCACATTCCCGGGGCAGGAAGCAGCCGGTGCCTATCAGTTCCATTAATGTGTCGGCTCAGCAAAtcagtgccggggggggggctaaagGGGAAGTATAAGGGCAGTAATATTGCAATTTAATCGATAAATACACGGATGTCTCATTAGACGGGAGGATGTGACTGATTGGGCCACTAAAGCAATGATCAGTATTGGGCCGATCCAACTGTTTGGCTCTTGGGCACGGGGCCACCGTCAGTGTTGTCAGGGGCCCAGTCTAAGCCAGAAAGTGAGGCTGCTGCAAAAGGGGCAGATACTTCATGTTACAGTGGCAGAATTGGGCCAATCAGGGGCATCATGGGGCCCAGCGACCCCCGGCACTTCTGCCTGAGCCCGGAGCCCCCGGTGCACATAGGTGTGGCCGAACGGCAGAAGTGACCAGTTTCACCCCACGAATGGGCAGTTTCTTGCTACCAACccctttatttgccccccccccccgcagggtgtAAGAACTTGCAGCACGGACAGACCCTCAAGCGGCTGATACAGACCCCAAACTTCCGCATCACCGTGGTGCAAGATTGTGATACAGTGGAGATCTGCGGGGCATTAAAGGTAAGTACCCaggggcagatgtgggggcacagagggccaaAAGTTGCCCTTAAATCTTACCCTGATCCCATGTATCCCCTGGGGGGGAGGAAAGGCTGAGGGGCGGGGCTGGCAGATACACTGGGTAGGTTCAAGGAAGGGTCAGatgccattttaaaggggaagttcacctttgagttaacttttagtaggatgtagagagtgatattctgagacaatttgcaattggtcttcattttttattattggtagttttttagctatttcattttcagttcagcagctctgaagtttcagcagctatttggttgctagggtgcaagtaaccttagcaaccagggagccgtttggatgagagactggtacatgaattggggaggggctgaatagaaagacaataacaataaaactggagcctcacagagcaatagggtttggctgccggggtcagtgacccccatttgaaagctgcaaagagacagaagaagaagggaaataattcaaaaactataaaaaaataaataatgaagaccaattgcaaagttgcttagaatagatcATTCTGTTACATACAAACAGTCCCTACTGATACAATGTAGATCCAGGGTCCGGTCCAATTGCTGTTTTGGGAATAGAACCGCGCAGAACTTTCCCCGGGAGAGTGAAGCCCCCACATAACGTGTCTCTCCCCCCGCAGAACATTGTAGCGGTCGGAGCCGGTTTCTGTGACGGACTGGGCTTTGGGGACAACACGAAGGCAGCGGTGATCCGCCTGGGCCTGATGGAAATGGTGGCATTCGCCCAGCTGTTCTGTAAGAGGTCCGTCAGTACCGGCACCTTCCTGGAGAGCTGCGGGGTGGCCGATCTCATTACCACCTGTTACGGGGGGCGCAACCGCAGGGTGGCAGAGGCTTTTGTCCTCACAGGAAAGGTGAGTCCGGCAGGAAGGTTCTGGGACCCCCTAACCTCATTGTATGGCACCGGCCCAGCGGGGCAATGGGAACCGAGCAGCCAATGAGGCGAGGGGGCCCCAGCCAATAGAATGTCCCCCCCCTTATAGAGCGGCTTATTTCTATCTCTCATTGGTTCCGCCTTCCTTTCCAGTCTATTGAGGAGCTGGAGAAAGagctgctgaatgggcagaagcTTCAGGGGCCCCAGGCGTCGCGGGAAGTGTATAAGATCCTGCGGCAGAACCGCTCGCTCCATAAGTACGTGCctcaccccccctcaccccccagtcaCTCCATAAGTACGTGCCTCACCCCCCTCACCCCAGTCGCTCCATAAGTACGTGCctcaccccccctcaccccccagtcaCTCCATAAGTACGTGCCTCACCCCCTCACCCCCAAGTCGCTCCATAAGTACGTGcctcacccccccacccccagtactccATAAGTACGTGCctcaccccccctcaccccccagtcgCTCCATAAGTACGTGCCTCACCCCCTCACGCCCCCCAGTCGCTCCATAAGTACGTGCctcaccccccctcacccccagtcGTCCACATAGTACCTGCTCACCCCCTCACCCCCCGTCGCTCCATAAAGTACGTTGCCTCACCCCTCACCCCCAAGTAACTCCATAAGTATCtcaacccccctcacccccagtcACTCCATAAGTACGTGCCTACCCCCTCACCCAAGTCGGCCAGGCTTCCCTGGTACTTCTCAACCCCCTCACCCCCAGTCGCCTCATAAGTACGCTGCctcacccccctcacccccagtcGCTCATAAGTCCGTGCTCACCCCCCTCACCCAGTCGTCCATAAGTGTGCTCACCCCCCCTCACATCCCCAGTCGCTCCTAAGTAGTGctcaccccctcacccccagtcGTTCCATAAGTACGTGCGCACCTCCCCTCACCCCAGTGGCTCCATAATAGTGCCtcaacccccctcccccagatCGCTCATAAAGTAGTGCCTGCAACCCCTCCCCCCAAGTCGCTCCATTAAGTACGTGCCTCACCTCACCCCGCCGGCTCCAAAGTACGTGCCCACACCCCCCCTCAACACCCCCAGTCACATCATAGTACGTGCCTCACCCCAGCTCGCTCCATAAGTAGTGCCTCACACCCCTCACCCCCAGTCGCTCCATAAGTAGTGCTCACCCACCCTCACCCCCAGTACTCAATAAGCTACGTGctcaccccctcaccccccagtcgCTCCATAATCGTCCTCACCCAGTCCTCCATAAGTACGTGCTTCACCCCAGTCGCTCCATAAGTACCTGCCTCACCCAGTCGCTCCATAAGTACGGCCTCACCCCCCAGTTCCTTCCAATAAGTACGTGCCTCACCCAGTCGCTCCATAAGCTACCTGCCTCACCCCCTCACCCCCATCCGCTCCAGTAAGTACGTGCCTctcaccccctcaccccccagtcccCTCATAAGTAGTGCCTCAACCCTAaccaccctaacccacccccaACCCTACCCAAACTATCCCCAACCTCCAACCCTACCtatcccaccccaccccaccccaaaccatccccaaccctaacccagccctagccctaaccctattcctacccctaacctatccctatccGTAATCCTTCCCTAAGACCTATCCctatcctatccctaaccctaacctaaccctaccCCAACCTAACCCCAACCTATCCTATCCCCACCTCTATCTGGCCAACTACCCTATATCCCTAACCCCATCCCTTCCATCtttccccctaaccccacccactccTCCAAACCCCACATCCCCACCAACCTATCCAACCCTATCCCACCTATCCCCATATCAACCCTATCCCTACCACACCCATCCCTGACCCCTATCCTAACCCTACCTACCTATCCTACCCTACCTATCCCTAACCTACCTATCCCTAAACCTAACCTATCCTAACCTAACTCTCCTCAACTATCCCTAACTATCCCTAACTAACCCTTCCTAACCTATCCTAACCTGACTTCTTGAGGTTCCCTGTTTGAGGTGTGTATAAATGCTACAGGGCAACCTGTACCAATTCATCTCCTGCCTCAGAAATCATCCAGAACATTACTGACCCAAATGGTCCAACACAGCAGATCTCTGGAGTATGATTTGCCAAAAAGAACTGCTAAACAATGAACCGTAGCAGAATCCCCTGGCCGAATCACAAAACGAATCAAAACGAGCAGAAACCGATACATCCCGGCAGCTCACCCGAGTACAGAGAAGCCCAGAGCCGCCTTGTCATCCTCCCGAGTTACAGAGAAAGCCCAGAGCGCCCTGTAGTCTCTTCCCCGAGTAACCCAGAGAAAGCCCAGAGCGGCCCTGTCAGTCCTCTCCCGAGTAACCAGAGAAGCCAGAGGGCCCTGTCAGCTCTCTCCCTCCCCGAGTACCGAGAGAAGGCCCAGAgcggccctgtcagtctctccccgagTAACCAGAGAAAGCCAGAGGTCCTGTCATGTCTCCCCCGATAACCAAGAAAGGCCCAGAGcgcctgtcagtctctccccagTACCAGGGAGGCCCAGAGCGGCCTGTAGTCTCTCCCCGAGTACCAGAGAAGGCCAGAGCGGCACTGTCCGTCTCTCCCCAGAGTAACCAGAGAAAGCCCAAGAGCGGCCCCTGCAGTCCTCTCCCCGAGTAACCAGACGAAACGGCCCGAgcggccctgtcagtctctccccgagTAACCAGGGAGGCCAGAGCGGCCCTTTCCGTCTCTCCATGAGTAACCAGGGAAGGCCCAGAGCCGCCCTCTCCTGAGTAACCGGGGAAGGCCCAGAgcggccctgtcagtctctccctgagtAACCGGGGAAGGCCCAGAGCGGCCCTGTCAGTCTCTTCCTGAGTAACCAGGGAAGGCCCAGAGccgccctgtcagtctctccctgagtAACCAGGGAAGGCCCAGAGccgccctgtcagtctctccccgagtaaccagggaaggcccagagcggccctgtcagtctctccctgagtAACCGGGGAAGGCCCAGAGCCGCCCTTTCAGTCTCTCCCTGAATAACCAGGGAAAGGCCAGAGcagccctgtcagtctctccccgagtaaccagggaaggcccagagcggccctgtcagtctctccccgaTAACCAGGGAAGCCCAGGCCGCTCCCTCTCAAGTAACCAGGGAAGGCCCAGAgcggccctgtcagtctctccccgagtaaccagggaaggcccagagcggccctttcagtctctccccgagtaaccagggaaggcccagagcggccctttcagtctctccccgagtaaccagggaaggcccagagcggccctgtcagtctctccccgagtaaccagggaaggcccagagcggccctgtcagtctctccccgagTACCAGGGAAAGGCCCAGAGccgccctgtcagtctctccccgagTAACCAGGGAAGGCCCAGAGccgccctgtcagtctctccccgagtaaccggggaaggcccagagcggccctgtcagtctctccctgagtAACCGGGGGAAGGCCCAGAGCCGCCctgtcagtctctctctccccgAGTAACCAGGGAAGGCCCAGAGCTGCCCTTTCAGTCTCTCCCTGAGTAACCAGAGAAAGGCCCAGAGCGGCCCTGTTAGTCTCTCCCTGAGTAACCAGGGAAGGCCCAGAGCGGCCCTTTTCGTCTCTCCCTGAGTAACCAGAGAAAGGCCCAGAgcggccctgtcagtctctccccgagtaaccagagaaaggcccagagcggccctgtcagtctctccccgagtaaccagagaaaggcccagagcggccctgtcagtctctccccgagTAACCAGAGGAAAGGCCAGAgcggccctgtcagtctctccccgtGTAACCAGGGAAGGCCCAGAGCCGCCCTTTCAGTCTCTCCCCGAGTAACCAGGCGAAGGCCCAGAGCCGCCCTCTCAGTCTCTCCCCGAGTAACCAGAGAAAGGCCCAGAgcggccctgtcagtctctcccgaGTAACCAGGGAAGGCCCAGAgcggccctgtcagtctctccccgagTAACCAGGAAAAGCCCAGAGCCGGCCCTTTCAGTCTCTCCCCGAGTAACCAGGGAAAGGCCAGAgcggccctgtcagtctctccccgagtaaccagagaaaggcccagagcggccctgtcagtctctccccgagtaaccagagaaaggcccagagcggccctgtcagtctctccccgagtaaccagagaaaggcccagagcggccctgtcagtctctccccgagtaaccagagaaaggcccagagcggccctgtcagtctctccccgagTAACCAGGAAAGGCCCAGAGCCGGAGTGCAGGTCTCTCCCGAGTAACCAGAGAAAGCCAGAGCGGCCCTGTCAGCCCCCCGAGTAACCAGAGAAAGGCCCTGAgcggccctgtcagtctctccccgagTAACCAGAGAAAGGCCCAGAGCCGCCCTTTCAGTCTCTCCCCGAGTAACCAGGGAAGGCCCAGAgcggccctgtcagtctctccccgagtaaccagagaaaggcccagagcggccctgtcagtctctccccgagtaaccagagaaaggcccagagcggccctgtc
The genomic region above belongs to Xenopus tropicalis strain Nigerian chromosome 9, UCB_Xtro_10.0, whole genome shotgun sequence and contains:
- the LOC101732858 gene encoding glycerol-3-phosphate dehydrogenase [NAD(+)], cytoplasmic encodes the protein MEPLRVCIIGSGNWGSAIAKVIGNNIKKCASFQPTVNMWVFEELIEGRKLTEIINQEHENIKYLPGHKLPHNVVAVADLLEATSGADILVFVIPHQFIGGVCDQLAGHIKAEAFGISLIKGVDEGPDGLKLISEIIREKLAIEMSVLMGANIASEVANEKFCETTIGCKNLQHGQTLKRLIQTPNFRITVVQDCDTVEICGALKNIVAVGAGFCDGLGFGDNTKAAVIRLGLMEMVAFAQLFCKRSVSTGTFLESCGVADLITTCYGGRNRRVAEAFVLTGKSIEELEKELLNGQKLQGPQASREVYKILRQNRSLHKYVPHPPSPPSHSIIAHKSVLTPLTQSSISVLTPPHIPSRS